One segment of Ipomoea triloba cultivar NCNSP0323 chromosome 12, ASM357664v1 DNA contains the following:
- the LOC116000224 gene encoding zinc finger CCCH domain-containing protein 14-like isoform X1: MLKESSSSNGVRASSNSRSAVGPNNFSSGGSSSPHYNCNPFLSPSSPRQLDLTDYSTNCYSSLFAHSCKSPSDTSFDDAEAMATERRLFHASFVLEYQQLYNRYTLCLAHLQESLKEVNALRQENESIRLANADLVQRLSLLSQATIQNCLLSDFSHLGIGVRASPIRDTLTTESKPPNVRPPPGVMEQHRLERRNQEQIPIPKSISVRSSGYLKMKAQDGSAGGQSSHRLNTQPLGQSQQRVYVPGVKREEEALEFEVYNQGMLKTELCNKWQETGECPYGENCQFAHGIKELRPVIRHPRYKTEVCRMVLAGDNCPYGHRCHFRHSIAADQDRPSSNHLR; the protein is encoded by the exons ATGCTGAAAGAGAGTTCTTCATCTAATGGCGTTAGAGCCAGCTCGAACTCCAGGTCCGCTGTTGGCCCCAACAACTTCTCCTCCGGCGGATCCTCATCACCGCACTACAATTGCAACCCGTTTCTATCACCCTCATCTCCGCGCCAGCTCGACTTAACCGACTATTCAACAAACTGTTACTCCTCGCTCTTCGCTCACAGCTGTAAATCTCCATCCGATACCTCATTCGACGACGCAGAAGCTATGGCCACTGAACGCCGACTTTTTCACGCCAGTTTCGTCCTGGAGTACCAGCAGCTCTACAATCGGTATACTCTGTGTCTCGCTCACCTTCAGGAGTCCCTCAAGGAAGTCAATGCTCTTCGCCAGGAGAACGAGTCTATCCGTCTCGCAAACGCCGATTTGGTCCAGCGTCTGAGTCTCCTTTCTCAGGCGACGATACAGAACTGTCTTCTCTCCGATTTCAGTCACCTAGGTATCGGAGTCCGAGCCTCCCCTATCCGTGACACTCTCACCACGGAATCAAAACCTCCGAACGTGAGGCCACCGCCGGGAGTCATGGAGCAACACCGGCTCGAAAGAAGGAATCAAGAGCAAATCCCGATTCCAAAGAGCATTTCCGTGCGCTCCAGCGGCTACCTGAAGATGAAAGCACAAGATGGATCCGCTGGTGGCCAGAGTAGCCACCGACTCAATACTCAACCTCTTGGCCAATCG CAGCAAAGAGTATATGTTCCTGGCGTAAAGAGGGAAGAGGAAGCACTGGAGTTCGAGGTGTACAACCAGGGGATGCTCAAGACAGAGCTATGCAACAAATGGCAAGAGACCGGCGAGTGTCCTTACGGTGAGAACTGCCAGTTTGCGCACGGCATAAAAGAACTCCGTCCGGTGATCAGGCATCCACGCTATAAAACAGAGGTCTGCCGCATGGTGCTCGCCGGCGACAACTGCCCTTACGGCCACCGTTGCCATTTCCGCCATTCTATCGCCGCCGACCAGGATCGACCCTCCTCAAACCATCTCCGTTGA
- the LOC115998816 gene encoding LEAF RUST 10 DISEASE-RESISTANCE LOCUS RECEPTOR-LIKE PROTEIN KINASE-like 1.4, producing the protein MARNTPTDSFILIVVGFILLHIPVYFCEDDHRYVACGKAFRCANIENISYPFWGGDRPEYCGYPGFELDCNSEDAPVISIQSTKYKVVCIDSSERRITVARQDLDRDICLTNPQNSNLDFNLFNYVSDDKNITIFHDCSSVPNVIPLLNQFNCSSSAKTFGFYLVGVVDIPLGITCDSRIMATVNQTGAQVLASPTGDPREVLRETLASGFSLQWTAYNAFCDRCTQSGGRCGSSSNQSSTRFACYCVDGSHSISCNDKNNNNNSRQTTLGIGLGIAGAVLAGIGIGWIMFLYRQRRKQRGAQAHQPPPTDLPTPSSNGPSDPSYHSSRSQTVFGTESFYFGAQLFSYAELQDATNNFDQSRELGDGGFGTVYYGELQDGREVAVKRLYENNFRRVEQFMNEVEILTRLRHKNLVTLYGCTSRQSRDLLLVYEYIPNGTVADHLHGKRAKSGVLSWSIRLNIAIETAEALAYLHRSDIIHRDVKTNNILLDNDFHVKVADFGLSRLFPIGVTHVSTAPQGTPGYVDPEYYQVYQLTEKSDVYSFGVVLVELISSLQAVDTSRHRHDINLANMAVNKVQNDTLHELVDQNLGFTTNRSVRRMITQVAQLAFRCLLGDRDMRPSMQEVVDALKGLQDEEFNPEKVEVLDVVVQGGDVGLKSNATTPPSSDSSVTDKGIGSSTTSCSW; encoded by the exons ATGGCTCGAAACACTCCCACAGATTCATTTATTTTGATTGTTGTAGGCTTCATTTTACTCCACATACCTGTGTACTTCTGTGAAGATGATCACAGATATGTAGCCTGTGGCAAGGCATTCCGCTGTGCCAATATTGAAAACATAAGCTATCCCTTCTGGGGAGGCGATCGGCCTGAATATTGTGGTTATCCTGGTTTTGAACTGGATTGCAATAGTGAAGACGCCCCGGTTATCAGTATTCAATCAACAAAATACAAAGTTGTCTGCATCGATAGTTCTGAGAGGAGAATTACAGTTGCTAGGCAGGATTTAGACAGAGATATCTGTCTGACAAATCCCCAAAACAGCAATTTGGATTTTAACCTCTTCAATTATGTGTCCGACGATAAAAACATCACTATCTTTCATGATTGCTCCTCTGTACCAAACGTTATTCCACTTCTCAATCAATTCAATTGCAGCAGCAGTGCCAAAACTTTTGGTTTTTATCTGGTTGGAGTTGTGGACATCCCTCTAGGCATAACATGTGATAGCCGTATCATGGCCACAGTTAATCAAACAGGTGCTCAGGTCTTGGCCAGCCCTACTGGTGATCCTCGTGAAGTTCTTAGAGAAACTCTTGCTAGCGGGTTTTCACTGCAATGGACAGCTTATAATGCCTTCTGTGACAGGTGCACCCAATCTGGAGGGCGATGTGGCTCGAGTTCAAATCAATCATCAACACGCTTTGCATGCTATTGTGTTGATGGATCTCATTCAATCTCCTGTAACGACAAAAACA ATAACAATAATAGCAGACAAACAACACTGGGTATAG gccttgGCATAGCCGGTGCTGTACTTGCAGGCATCGGGATTGGATGGATAATGTTCTTGTATAGACAGAGAAGAAAACAGCGGGGTGCACAGGCACACCAACCACCCCCTACTGATCTTCCAACTCCTTCAAGCAATGGCCCCTCTGATCCTTCATATCATTCTTCAAGGTCTCAGACAGTTTTTGGAACTGAGAGCTTTTATTTTGGGGCTCAACTCTTCAGTTATGCTGAACTGCAAGATGCTACTAATAACTTCGACCAATCTAGAGAACTAGGAGATGGTGGCTTTGGAACTGTATACTATG gagaGCTCCAAGATGGTCGGGAGGTTGCAGTGAAGCGTTTGTACGAGAACAATTTCAGACGTGTGGAGCAGTTCATGAATGAAGTGGAGATCCTGACCAGGTTGCGCCATAAGAACCTTGTAACACTGTATGGATGCACATCGAGACAAAGCCGGGACCTTTTGCTTGTTTATGAATACATTCCTAATGGAACAGTGGCTGATCATCTCCATGGGAAACGGGCAAAGTCTGGTGTGTTATCATGGTCTATCCGGTTGAATATTGCCATCGAGACAGCTGAAGCATTGGCATATCTCCATAGATCTGATATCATACACCGCGATGTTAAAACCAATAACATTCTCCTAGACAACGATTTTCATGTGAAAGTCGCGGATTTTGGGCTGTCCAGGTTATTCCCAATTGGTGTTACACATGTGTCAACAGCCCCACAGGGCACCCCTGGTTATGTCGACCCCGAGTACTATCAAGTCTACCAGCTAACAGAAAAGAGCGACGTGTACAGCTTTGGGGTGGTCCTGGTAGAGCTTATCTCATCGTTACAAGCTGTGGACACTAGCAGGCATCGCCACGACATCAATTTGGCTAACATGGCCGTCAACAAGGTCCAAAACGACACATTGCACGAGCTCGTTGATCAAAATCTCGGATTCACGACTAACCGTTCTGTGAGGAGGATGATCACGCAAGTCGCACAGTTAGCCTTTAGATGCCTGCTAGGTGATAGAGACATGAGGCCTTCAATGCAAGAAGTGGTGGATGCTTTGAAGGGGCTACAGGATGAAGAGTTTAATCCAGAGAAGGTGGAGGTATTGGATGTTGTGGTGCAGGGTGGTGATGTTGGTTTGAAGAGTAATGCCACTACTCCCCCTTCTTCTGATTCAAGTGTTACTGATAAAGGGATTGGCAGCTCTACAACAAGCTGTAGTTGGTGA
- the LOC116000177 gene encoding uncharacterized protein LOC116000177 gives MATLQKFKLLATQCAVAGSPTRSPTTSPVIHLRRRKTLRMLLSRGGSGRRLPRRDNGSPDRLDADSDSQGEGKELAVRHKLKDLFVSSPPSPDEKPSGNIGGGGGASSLRRIGSRSLRPLSATFRQRLLRRAWRPVLMAIPE, from the coding sequence ATGGCGACTCTCCAGAAATTCAAGCTGTTAGCGACTCAATGCGCAGTCGCCGGAAGCCCGACTCGGAGCCCTACGACCAGCCCGGTAATCCACCTCCGTCGCCGGAAAACGCTCCGCATGCTGCTCAGTCGCGGCGGCAGCGGCCGCCGCCTCCCGCGCCGGGATAACGGCTCGCCGGATCGGCTTGACGCCGATAGCGATTCGCAAGGGGAGGGGAAGGAGCTGGCGGTTAGGCATAAGCTGAAGGATTTGTTCGTTTCTTCTCCGCCGTCCCCCGATGAAAAGCCGTCCGGAAAcatcggcggcggcggcggcgcgtcGTCGTTGCGACGAATCGGAAGCCGCTCGCTTCGGCCGCTTTCGGCGACGTTTCGGCAACGATTGCTCAGGCGAGCTTGGCGGCCGGTGCTCATGGCCATTCCTGAGTAA
- the LOC115998401 gene encoding uncharacterized protein LOC115998401, producing MAVELCSEDSRSIIMSPRISFSGDVSPAEDVPVNQRNMRVSSSSSSIDFDFCVLDYESSSADELFLDGKILPIEIKRRNLRPPPPPPTAPAPPHPHPPLPQDDGAERKQSSKPWRFRRSSSLSCGSGALCPLPLLSRSNSTGSSSPITKESFNSKPHYKKFSSSSIKQSHSVISATHYQKPPVKKFMSNGGIRINPVLNIPPASLFGLSSIFSGGKDKNKKKFSLFH from the coding sequence atGGCGGTTGAGCTCTGTTCGGAAGATTCGAGGTCGATAATCATGAGTCCGAGAATATCGTTTTCCGGGGATGTGTCGCCGGCCGAGGATGTTCCTGTGAATCAACGGAACATGCGAGTGAGTTCTTCATCGTCGAGCATAGATTTCGATTTTTGTGTTTTAGACTATGAATCCTCGTCGGCGGATGAGCTTTTCTTGGACGGCAAAATTCTCCCCATTGAGATCAAGAGAAGAAATTTAAGGCCGCCACCACCGCCGCCGACGGCGCCGGCGCCACCGCATCCTCATCCTCCGCTGCCGCAAGACGACGGCGCTGAAAGGAAGCAGAGTTCGAAGCCATGGAGATTCCGGCGGAGTTCCAGTTTGAGTTGTGGGAGTGGAGCTCTGTGCCCTTTGCCTCTCTTATCACGAAGCAATTCCACcggatcttcttctccgatcACAAAGGAGAGTTTCAATTCAAAACCGCATTACAAgaaattttcttcttcctcgATCAAACAGTCGCACTCTGTGATCTCTGCTACTCATTATCAAAAGCCTCCGGTGAAGAAATTCATGAGTAACGGTGGGATCAGGATAAACCCTGTCTTGAATATCCCGCCGGCGAGCCTCTTCGGTTTAAGCTCCATCTTTTCCGGTGGCAAGGATAAGAACAAGAAGAAGTTCTCATTGtttcattaa
- the LOC115998402 gene encoding uncharacterized protein LOC115998402 translates to MEEDDERREAAIASAPSLRPNFRPTAGITSDQLSKFQELHRRRLQIKSRSKTKNYSRKGNVNGHGKSHGKDGNAKECIEHMNEEVDGPTEDLAVPSSSADISSSQQDNTVSHNESNKRQKLHWGLDVKERWERKSNM, encoded by the exons ATGGAGGAAGACGACGAAAGAAGAGAGGCAGCGATAGCATCCGCACCGTCTCTACGCCCCAATTTCAGGCCTACTGCCGGCATCACCTCCGACCAGCTCTCTAAGTTTCAA GAATTGCATCGAAGGCGTTTACAGATAAAATCAAggtcaaaaactaaaaattactCAAGGAAAG GAAATGTGAATGGGCATGGCAAATCTCATGGTAAAGACGGCAATGCTAAAGAATGTATAGAACATATGAATGAAGAAGTTGATGGTCCAACAGAAGATTTAGCGGTTCCAAGCAGTTCAGCTGATATTTCATCCTCACAACAAGACAATACAGTGTCACACAACGAGTCTAACAAGCGCCAGAAATTGCACTGGGG CCTTGATGTGAAAGAGAGGTGGGAAAGAAAATCCAACATGTAG
- the LOC115999736 gene encoding putative lipid phosphate phosphatase 3, chloroplastic produces the protein MREIQVEQQTVRSHGVIVARSHITDWLILVLLVVILVVLNVIHPFYRFVGRDMVGDFKYPLKNNTVPIWAVPIYAVLLPIFIFLLFYCHRKDVYDLHHAVLGVLFSVLVTGVITDAVKDAVGRPRPDFFWRCFPDGNDVYDRWGNVVCHGDENVVREGHKSFPSAHTSWSFAGLGFLSLYLAGKICAFDRRGHVAKLCVVWLPLLFASLVGISRVDDYWHHWQDVFAGGLLGFVVATFCYLQFFPPPYHVQGWATYARFGVREDSRGTNTVANVALSSDNNGVENQQQNGAFIGMCLSTNNSGTRVDDDVESGRR, from the exons ATGAGGGAAATCCAGGTTGAGCAGCAGACTGTGAGGTCTCATGGAGTTATAGTGGCAAGGTCACACATCACTGACTGGCTCATCTTAGTGCTACTTGTGGTGATTTTAGTTGTTCTCAATGTTATTCATCCCTTTTACCGTTTTGTTGGGAGGGATATGGTGGGTGATTTCAAGTACCCATTGAAGAACAACACTGTTCCTATCTGGGCTGTGCCT ATTTATGCAGTTTTGCTGCCTATATTCATCTTTCTGCTGTTTTATTGTCACCGAAAAGATGTCTACGATCTTCACCATGCTGTACTAG GGGTGTTGTTCTCTGTTCTGGTGACTGGGGTGATTACAGATGCCGTAAAAGACGCGGTTGGTCGGCCCAGGCCGGACTTCTTTTGGCGTTGCTTTCCAGATGGGAATGAC GTTTATGATCGATGGGGAAACGTTGTATGCCATGGTGACGAGAATGTTGTCAGGGAAGGCCACAAGAGTTTTCCTAGCGCCCACACTTCCT GGTCTTTCGCTGGTCTTGGGTTTCTGTCACTGTATTTAGCAGGGAAGATATGCGCATTTGACCGTAGGGGTCATGTGGCAAAACTCTGTGTAGTATGGCTTCCTCTTCTTTTTGCATCTCTGGTTGGGATTTCTCGGGTTGATGACTATTGGCACCACTGGCAAGATGTGTTTGCTGGAGGTTTACTAG GTTTCGTAGTTGCCACATTTTGCTATTTGCAGTTCTTCCCGCCGCCATATCACGTTCAAG GTTGGGCAACTTATGCGAGATTTGGGGTGCGGGAGGACTCCCGTGGAACGAATACTGTGGCTAATGTTGCACTAAGCTCAGACAATAATGGTGTTGAGAATCAGCAGCAGAATGGTGCATTCATTGGGATGTGTTTGTCTACTAATAATTCTGGCACAAGAGTGGATGATGATGTGGAGTCTGGCAGGCGCTAG
- the LOC115997911 gene encoding protein DETOXIFICATION 14-like, giving the protein MDAEVPLLSEKRPSAVTTKDVFFAELKKLARIAIPMLVVTVCQQMVIFVSTMMLGHISELSLSGGAVATSFTNVTGFSLIFGMASALETLCGQAYGAGQYHKLGTYTYGAIMSLTVVAIPISILWVFMDKLLILVGQDPLISAEAGRYSVWLISAIFPYAILQCLVRYLQMQSLIVPMLLSSALSLCFHIPVCWALSFRSGLGSAGPALAIGLSYWFNVILLVVYVKYSSACEKSRVCLWNDSFARVGEFFRLAVPSASMACLEWWTFEIVILLGGLLPNPQVETSVLSICLMICSLHFYIPFSIGAGASTRISNELGAGNTELARMAVWGVTIIGMIELAIAAVVLMSLRSVVGYAFSNETEVVNYIKRMTPLVSLMLVSDGISGLLSGVARGSGWQHLGAYVNLGAYYLVGAPAAGMLGFMTNLRGMGLWMGLNLASLVQNVVLALITIFTDWKKQESKAQERLLNGSDSPAVENGSC; this is encoded by the exons ATGGATGCGGAGGTGCCATTGTTGTCGGAGAAGAGGCCGTCGGCGGTGACGACCAAGGATGTTTTTTTCGCGGAGCTTAAGAAGCTGGCGCGCATAGCCATACCCATGTTGGTGGTTACGGTTTGCCAGCAAATGGTTATATTTGTGTCGACGATGATGTTGGGGCATATCAGCGAGCTTTCCCTCTCCGGCGGCGCCGTCGCCACCTCTTTCACCAACGTCACCGGCTTCAGCCTCATT TTTGGAATGGCAAGTGCCCTGGAAACTCTGTGTGGGCAAGCATATGGGGCTGGGCAATACCACAAGCTAGGGACTTATACCTATGGGGCCATCATGTCTCTCACAGTAGTGGCAATTCCAATCTCAATTCTATGGGTTTTCATGGACAAACTTCTAATCCTTGTAGGCCAAGATCCCCTGATATCTGCAGAAGCTGGCAGATATTCAGTTTGGCTCATTTCTGCCATTTTCCCTTATGCAATTCTCCAGTGCCTGGTGCGCTATTTGCAGATGCAGAGCTTGATTGTTCCAATGCTGCTAAGCTCGGCGTTGTCTTTGTGCTTCCATATTCCCGTTTGCTGGGCGTTATCGTTCAGGTCGGGTTTGGGAAGTGCAGGGCCAGCCCTGGCAATCGGGTTGTCCTACTGGTTCAATGTGATTCTTCTTGTTGTGTATGTGAAGTATTCTTCGGCCTGTGAGAAGTCTCGGGTGTGCTTGTGGAACGATTCGTTTGCTCGTGTCGGGGAATTCTTCCGCTTGGCCGTCCCTTCTGCGAGCATGGCTTG CCTTGAATGGTGGACTTTTGAAATTGTCATCTTGCTTGGTGGTCTCTTGCCAAATCCTCAAGTTGAGACCTCTGTGCTCTCCATATG CCTCATGATCTGTTCACTGCACTTCTACATCCCGTTTTCGATTGGAGCTGGTGCTAG CACCAGGATCTCGAATGAGCTGGGGGCGGGGAACACGGAATTAGCGAGAATGGCGGTGTGGGGGGTGACCATAATCGGGATGATAGAGCTGGCGATTGCGGCGGTGGTTCTCATGTCCCTGAGGAGTGTGGTGGGATATGCGTTCAGCAACGAAACAGAGGTGGTGAATTACATAAAAAGAATGACTCCTCTGGTCAGCCTCATGCTGGTCTCCGACGGCATATCGGGGCTGCTCTCCGGCGTCGCCAGAGGGAGCGGGTGGCAGCATTTGGGAGCATATGTAAATCTCGGTGCATATTATCTTGTCGGAGCTCCGGCGGCTGGAATGCTGGGTTTTATGACGAATCTGAGAGGGATGGGGCTGTGGATGGGGTTGAATTTGGCGTCGTTGGTTCAGAATGTTGTGTTGGCACTCATCACCATCTTCACCGACTGGAAAAAACAG GAATCTAAGGCGCAGGAGAGGCTATTAAATGGGAGCGATTCGCCGGCGGTGGAAAACGGAAGTTGCTGA
- the LOC116000224 gene encoding zinc finger CCCH domain-containing protein 14-like isoform X2, translating to MLKESSSSNGVRASSNSRSAVGPNNFSSGGSSSPHYNCNPFLSPSSPRQLDLTDYSTNCYSSLFAHSCKSPSDTSFDDAEAMATERRLFHASFVLEYQQLYNRYTLCLAHLQESLKEVNALRQENESIRLANADLVQRLSLLSQATIQNCLLSDFSHLGIGVRASPIRDTLTTESKPPNVRPPPGVMEQHRLERRNQEQIPIPKSISVRSSGYLKMKAQDGSAGGQSSHRLNTQPLGQSQRVYVPGVKREEEALEFEVYNQGMLKTELCNKWQETGECPYGENCQFAHGIKELRPVIRHPRYKTEVCRMVLAGDNCPYGHRCHFRHSIAADQDRPSSNHLR from the exons ATGCTGAAAGAGAGTTCTTCATCTAATGGCGTTAGAGCCAGCTCGAACTCCAGGTCCGCTGTTGGCCCCAACAACTTCTCCTCCGGCGGATCCTCATCACCGCACTACAATTGCAACCCGTTTCTATCACCCTCATCTCCGCGCCAGCTCGACTTAACCGACTATTCAACAAACTGTTACTCCTCGCTCTTCGCTCACAGCTGTAAATCTCCATCCGATACCTCATTCGACGACGCAGAAGCTATGGCCACTGAACGCCGACTTTTTCACGCCAGTTTCGTCCTGGAGTACCAGCAGCTCTACAATCGGTATACTCTGTGTCTCGCTCACCTTCAGGAGTCCCTCAAGGAAGTCAATGCTCTTCGCCAGGAGAACGAGTCTATCCGTCTCGCAAACGCCGATTTGGTCCAGCGTCTGAGTCTCCTTTCTCAGGCGACGATACAGAACTGTCTTCTCTCCGATTTCAGTCACCTAGGTATCGGAGTCCGAGCCTCCCCTATCCGTGACACTCTCACCACGGAATCAAAACCTCCGAACGTGAGGCCACCGCCGGGAGTCATGGAGCAACACCGGCTCGAAAGAAGGAATCAAGAGCAAATCCCGATTCCAAAGAGCATTTCCGTGCGCTCCAGCGGCTACCTGAAGATGAAAGCACAAGATGGATCCGCTGGTGGCCAGAGTAGCCACCGACTCAATACTCAACCTCTTGGCCAATCG CAAAGAGTATATGTTCCTGGCGTAAAGAGGGAAGAGGAAGCACTGGAGTTCGAGGTGTACAACCAGGGGATGCTCAAGACAGAGCTATGCAACAAATGGCAAGAGACCGGCGAGTGTCCTTACGGTGAGAACTGCCAGTTTGCGCACGGCATAAAAGAACTCCGTCCGGTGATCAGGCATCCACGCTATAAAACAGAGGTCTGCCGCATGGTGCTCGCCGGCGACAACTGCCCTTACGGCCACCGTTGCCATTTCCGCCATTCTATCGCCGCCGACCAGGATCGACCCTCCTCAAACCATCTCCGTTGA